A part of Nocardioides sp. WS12 genomic DNA contains:
- the coxB gene encoding cytochrome c oxidase subunit II — MIPLAGIVVLAFALSGCSTDTQWERFGMPEIKSEQGEHILLLWQGAWIAALVTGVITWALIIGVPIWFRRRSDDEVPVQTRYNLPIEIFYTIFPIVMVVAFFAQTVRVQNIALEHVANPDVVVKVVGQKWSWTFNYPDTEAAGGKNVFVSGTGEDIPQLVIPVHKTVEFQLYSPDVIHNFGIPAFAMRMDVVPGNDNSYQVTPTETGVYDGKCYELCGAYHSRMLFTVKVVTDAEYDAYLAELAADPEHVSEEPVDGGVYSENLIDDEEGGHE; from the coding sequence GTGATTCCGCTCGCCGGCATCGTCGTACTCGCGTTCGCGTTGTCCGGATGTTCGACCGATACCCAGTGGGAACGGTTCGGCATGCCGGAGATCAAGTCCGAACAGGGTGAACACATCCTCCTGTTGTGGCAGGGCGCGTGGATCGCTGCGCTCGTCACCGGTGTGATCACGTGGGCGCTCATCATCGGTGTCCCGATCTGGTTCCGTCGTCGTAGTGACGACGAGGTCCCGGTCCAGACCCGCTACAACCTGCCGATCGAGATCTTCTACACGATCTTCCCGATCGTGATGGTCGTCGCGTTCTTCGCGCAGACGGTCCGGGTGCAGAACATCGCGCTCGAGCACGTCGCGAACCCCGATGTCGTGGTCAAGGTCGTCGGCCAGAAGTGGTCGTGGACCTTCAACTACCCCGACACCGAGGCCGCGGGCGGCAAGAACGTCTTCGTCTCCGGCACGGGTGAGGACATCCCGCAGTTGGTCATTCCGGTCCACAAGACCGTCGAGTTCCAGCTGTACAGCCCCGACGTGATCCACAACTTCGGTATCCCGGCCTTCGCCATGCGCATGGACGTCGTTCCCGGCAACGACAACTCCTACCAGGTGACCCCGACCGAGACCGGCGTCTACGACGGCAAGTGCTACGAACTGTGCGGCGCTTACCACTCGCGGATGCTGTTCACCGTCAAGGTCGTCACCGACGCGGAGTACGACGCGTACCTGGCCGAGCTGGCTGCTGACCCCGAGCACGTCTCCGAGGAGCCCGTCGACGGCGGCGTCTACTCCGAGAACCTCATTGACGACGAAGAGGGAGGGCACGAGTGA
- a CDS encoding aminotransferase class V-fold PLP-dependent enzyme → MSSTPEVYLDAASSQRLHPAARDTLLAALERGYGDPRRLHGPGRDARLLLDNARAVIAECIGAQPDEVGFAASGTDAVHRGLLGLTSATGRLGIVHSAVEHSSVLHAVQWRDSPAHASIAVDAFGHVDLTSMAAAAREPGVGAVALQAANQEVGTLQRVDELELPAGVPLLVDGAAALGHVALPERWDALTASAHKWGGPAGVGLLAVRRGTRWTNPFPGDDGLDQPGFPNIPAVLAAAAALQACVAEQVDVGNRLFGHVARIRAAAAALPDVEVVGDTTARLPQLVTFSALYVGGDEIVSDLAQRGYGVASGSACTASTLEPSHVLAAMGALTHGNVRVSLERDTTDDQVDGFCAALVESVTAIRARAGM, encoded by the coding sequence GTGAGCAGCACACCTGAGGTGTACCTCGACGCGGCATCGTCGCAGCGCCTGCACCCCGCCGCGCGTGACACGCTGCTCGCTGCGCTCGAGCGGGGGTACGGCGACCCGCGCCGGCTGCACGGACCGGGCCGGGACGCACGCCTGCTCCTCGACAACGCCCGCGCCGTGATCGCCGAGTGCATCGGCGCCCAACCGGACGAAGTCGGCTTCGCTGCCTCGGGGACCGATGCGGTCCACCGCGGACTGTTGGGTCTCACCTCGGCCACCGGACGGCTCGGCATCGTCCACAGCGCAGTCGAGCACTCCTCGGTGCTCCACGCGGTCCAGTGGCGCGACTCCCCCGCGCATGCGTCCATTGCCGTCGACGCCTTCGGGCATGTCGACCTCACCTCGATGGCCGCGGCCGCGCGGGAGCCCGGTGTCGGTGCCGTCGCCCTCCAGGCCGCCAATCAGGAAGTCGGCACCCTGCAACGCGTCGATGAACTCGAGTTGCCCGCCGGCGTGCCCCTGCTGGTCGACGGTGCCGCCGCGCTCGGCCACGTCGCGCTGCCCGAGCGCTGGGACGCACTCACCGCCTCGGCGCACAAGTGGGGCGGCCCGGCAGGCGTCGGACTCCTGGCGGTACGCCGGGGCACTCGGTGGACCAATCCGTTCCCGGGCGACGACGGCCTGGACCAGCCGGGGTTCCCGAACATCCCGGCGGTCCTCGCCGCTGCTGCGGCACTCCAGGCCTGCGTTGCCGAGCAGGTCGACGTCGGAAACCGACTGTTCGGTCATGTGGCGCGCATCCGCGCCGCTGCCGCGGCCCTGCCGGACGTCGAGGTGGTCGGCGACACGACCGCGCGGCTGCCGCAGCTGGTGACCTTCTCGGCGCTGTACGTCGGTGGCGACGAAATCGTCTCCGACCTCGCGCAGCGCGGCTACGGCGTCGCCAGCGGGTCGGCCTGCACCGCGTCCACATTGGAGCCCAGCCACGTGCTGGCCGCGATGGGCGCCCTGACTCACGGCAACGTCCGGGTGTCCCTGGAGCGCGACACCACCGACGACCAGGTCGACGGGTTCTGCGCCGCCCTGGTCGAGTCGGTCACCGCCATCCGCGCCCGGGCAGGGATGTAG
- the ctaD gene encoding cytochrome c oxidase subunit I: MTATAARSADLTERKPLGQQVVRVLTTTDHKLIGNLYFVTAMGWFIAGGIMALLIRSELAYPGSQLVNEELYNQLFTMHGTIMLLLFATPLFFGFGNAIMPLQIGAPDVAFPRLNMFSYWLYLFGGLIAGAGFLTPQGAASFGWFAYTPLSDSVNSPGVGGDLWIMGLWMAGLGTILGAVNFITTIICMRAPGMTMFRMPIFVWTVLITAILVLIAFPILAGALLSLEADRQLGAHVFDTSTGGAILWQHLFWFFGHPEVYIIALPFFGIISEILPVFSRKPIFGYVGLVGATLGIAILSVAVWAHHMFVTGAVNLAFFSGMTFLIAVPTGVKFFNWIGTMWGGSVRMDTPMLWSIGFLTTFLFGGLTGIILASPPLDFHVSDSYFVVAHFHYTVFGTVVFAMFAGFYFWWPKLTGRMLDERLGKIHFWLLFIGFHTTFLIQHWLGIEGMPRRYADYLPGDDWEVLNQVSTIGAFVLASSMLPFFYNVYVSRKSPLVNTDDPWGWGRSLEWATSCPPPRHNFHTLPRIRSESPAFDLHHPEIAAIEMYDNPAEFDGAGKGDLPDTEGRAEHLEEQIKKNKDGDA, from the coding sequence GTGACCGCGACTGCCGCTCGCTCCGCAGACCTCACCGAGCGCAAGCCGCTCGGACAGCAGGTTGTGCGGGTGCTGACCACGACCGACCACAAGCTGATCGGCAACCTGTACTTCGTCACCGCCATGGGCTGGTTCATCGCTGGCGGCATCATGGCGCTGCTCATCCGGTCCGAGCTCGCCTACCCGGGCAGCCAGCTCGTCAACGAGGAGCTCTACAACCAGCTCTTCACGATGCACGGCACGATCATGCTGCTGCTGTTCGCGACGCCGCTGTTCTTCGGCTTCGGTAACGCGATCATGCCGCTGCAGATCGGCGCGCCCGACGTCGCGTTCCCGCGCCTGAACATGTTCAGCTACTGGCTGTACCTGTTCGGTGGCCTCATCGCCGGTGCCGGCTTCCTCACCCCGCAGGGTGCCGCGTCCTTCGGCTGGTTCGCCTACACGCCGCTGTCCGACTCGGTCAATAGCCCCGGCGTCGGTGGCGACCTGTGGATCATGGGCCTGTGGATGGCCGGTCTGGGAACGATCCTGGGTGCGGTCAACTTCATCACCACGATCATCTGCATGCGCGCGCCCGGCATGACGATGTTCCGGATGCCGATCTTCGTGTGGACCGTGCTGATCACGGCGATCCTCGTGCTGATCGCCTTCCCGATCCTCGCCGGTGCGCTGCTCTCGCTCGAGGCTGATCGACAACTCGGTGCCCACGTCTTCGACACCTCGACAGGTGGCGCGATCCTCTGGCAACACCTGTTCTGGTTCTTCGGGCACCCAGAGGTCTACATCATCGCCCTGCCGTTCTTCGGCATCATTTCCGAGATCCTGCCGGTCTTCAGTCGCAAGCCGATCTTCGGCTACGTCGGCCTGGTCGGCGCCACGCTCGGCATCGCGATCCTGTCGGTGGCGGTGTGGGCACACCACATGTTCGTCACGGGTGCGGTGAACCTCGCGTTCTTCTCCGGCATGACGTTCCTGATCGCGGTCCCGACCGGCGTGAAGTTCTTCAACTGGATCGGCACGATGTGGGGCGGATCAGTACGCATGGACACACCCATGCTCTGGTCGATCGGCTTCCTCACGACGTTCCTCTTCGGTGGCCTGACCGGCATCATCCTGGCCAGCCCGCCGCTGGACTTCCACGTGTCCGACTCGTACTTCGTGGTGGCGCACTTCCACTACACGGTGTTCGGAACCGTCGTGTTCGCCATGTTCGCGGGCTTCTACTTCTGGTGGCCAAAGCTCACCGGACGAATGCTCGACGAACGACTCGGCAAGATTCACTTCTGGCTGTTGTTCATCGGCTTCCACACGACCTTCCTCATCCAGCACTGGCTGGGCATCGAGGGCATGCCGCGTCGTTACGCGGACTACCTGCCCGGCGATGACTGGGAGGTCCTGAACCAGGTGTCGACGATCGGTGCCTTCGTGCTCGCGTCCTCGATGCTGCCGTTCTTCTACAACGTCTACGTCTCCCGCAAGAGCCCGCTGGTCAACACCGACGACCCGTGGGGTTGGGGCCGGTCGCTGGAGTGGGCCACGAGCTGCCCGCCGCCGCGTCACAACTTCCACACCTTGCCGCGGATCCGGTCGGAATCTCCGGCGTTCGACCTGCACCACCCGGAGATCGCCGCGATCGAGATGTATGACAACCCGGCGGAGTTCGACGGTGCCGGCAAGGGCGACCTGCCGGACACCGAGGGCCGTGCCGAGCACCTCGAGGAGCAGATCAAGAAGAACAAGGACGGGGACGCCTGA
- a CDS encoding cytochrome c oxidase subunit 4 — protein MKIEAWIFGLTTIFLVLVSPAYWFITDAGTQCGQENCADWTGTSALVMTTLLCAMMTLYLGFHAKRMDARPEDRKDGEIADGAGELGFFPPYSWWPLWCAAALGVIVFAVAVLAWWLVIIGFVLGALAVPGWIYEYYRGEYAH, from the coding sequence ATGAAGATCGAAGCCTGGATCTTCGGCCTGACCACGATCTTCCTGGTCCTGGTCTCGCCCGCCTACTGGTTCATCACCGACGCCGGCACTCAGTGCGGCCAGGAGAACTGCGCCGACTGGACCGGCACGTCCGCCCTGGTCATGACCACGCTGCTGTGCGCGATGATGACCCTCTACCTGGGTTTCCACGCCAAGCGCATGGATGCCCGGCCGGAGGACCGCAAGGACGGCGAGATCGCTGATGGCGCGGGAGAGCTCGGGTTCTTCCCGCCGTACTCGTGGTGGCCGCTGTGGTGCGCCGCCGCTCTCGGTGTGATCGTGTTCGCCGTGGCCGTGCTGGCCTGGTGGCTCGTGATCATCGGATTCGTCCTCGGCGCGCTCGCCGTCCCGGGCTGGATCTACGAGTACTACCGCGGCGAATACGCCCACTGA
- a CDS encoding glycosyltransferase, giving the protein MTDRPGPGALRVLHVSQPTSEGTAVVVANLVATGVRNDQVADVASGPTGHLASDAGAAGGGWIDVPMTRLPNPADLAHWWRLRRLLVAYDVVVLHSSKAGLLGRLALISLPRRRRPASVFVPHGWSWHTGGRLGGVYRWMERILAPATDCIVAVSDAEARDGGAVLRGRGRIEVIANGVDTDRFAPAAEPRDPATLLVVGRLARQKGQDVLLRALAELDDVRLDLVGDGPARTELESLAAELGVAERVRFLGTSSPLEHLRSATLVVVPSRWEGLSLALLEAMATAAPVVATSAGASGVLEGAGWVVDAPEEEMAGALASVVRRALDAPAEREAFGGVARQRAVELFSGSVCAAEHLRLWATLIECRTTPQGGIA; this is encoded by the coding sequence ATGACCGACCGGCCCGGCCCCGGTGCCCTGCGCGTGCTCCACGTCAGCCAGCCCACCAGTGAAGGAACGGCTGTCGTCGTGGCGAACCTGGTGGCCACCGGGGTTCGGAACGACCAGGTCGCCGACGTTGCGTCGGGGCCGACCGGGCACCTGGCCAGTGATGCCGGGGCCGCAGGCGGTGGCTGGATCGACGTACCGATGACGCGACTGCCCAACCCGGCAGACCTCGCCCACTGGTGGCGCTTGCGCCGCCTCCTGGTCGCGTACGACGTCGTCGTCCTCCATTCCAGCAAGGCCGGCCTGCTCGGACGACTGGCCCTGATCAGCCTGCCCCGGCGGCGACGCCCGGCGTCGGTGTTCGTGCCCCACGGCTGGTCCTGGCACACAGGTGGACGCCTGGGTGGGGTCTATCGCTGGATGGAACGGATCCTGGCTCCGGCGACCGACTGCATCGTTGCCGTGTCCGATGCCGAGGCCCGCGACGGGGGAGCCGTACTCCGGGGGCGCGGTCGGATCGAGGTGATCGCGAACGGGGTCGACACCGACCGGTTCGCTCCCGCCGCGGAGCCGCGCGATCCGGCGACGCTTCTCGTCGTCGGCCGGCTGGCGCGGCAGAAGGGTCAGGACGTCCTTCTCCGGGCGCTGGCCGAACTCGATGACGTCCGCCTGGATCTGGTCGGCGACGGACCCGCTCGCACGGAACTGGAATCGCTCGCCGCCGAACTCGGCGTAGCGGAGCGCGTGCGGTTCCTGGGGACTTCATCGCCCCTGGAGCACCTCCGCTCGGCGACCCTCGTCGTCGTACCGTCGCGTTGGGAGGGCCTGTCCCTTGCCCTCCTGGAAGCGATGGCCACCGCAGCGCCCGTGGTGGCGACGAGCGCCGGCGCGAGCGGCGTCCTCGAAGGCGCGGGCTGGGTGGTCGACGCTCCGGAGGAGGAGATGGCAGGTGCTCTGGCATCGGTCGTCCGACGAGCCCTCGATGCGCCGGCGGAGCGCGAGGCGTTCGGCGGCGTCGCGCGACAGCGGGCCGTGGAACTCTTCTCCGGCAGCGTGTGCGCCGCCGAACACCTTCGGCTGTGGGCCACGCTGATCGAATGTCGCACGACGCCCCAGGGTGGCATCGCATGA
- a CDS encoding Ig-like domain-containing protein, with protein sequence MSITSRRTHLVRALAVLSIVAVVAAGCDGSGVLPGAGDDGSAETTAAAAVQATVHTNIKPGATRVPVDKILRVAAVDGTLKTVKVRSAAGPLKGKVDAASGRWIASDRLEPGVRYRVLATATNAEGTEATSDTVFTTQALSLSQQTYPSVSPLDGEKVGIGMPVVVTFDLPVIDKVAFEKKMKVTAVPTQAGSWRWVGDKEAHWRPRAYWKAGSKVDVNIDINSVPAGGGVYGQEDRDLSFTVGDAHVYKVNAKTHQMKVISNGKLLRTIPITTGKAGFITRSGTKVIMEKFATRRMNSETVGIPAGSAEAYDLDDVKWAMRLTNSGEFIHAAPWSVGSQGNANVSHGCTGMSTANAAWLYDMTRRGDVVEYVGTNRPMESWNGYGDWNITWPDYAAGSALN encoded by the coding sequence GTGTCCATTACGTCCCGTCGCACTCATCTGGTGCGTGCTCTTGCCGTCCTGTCCATCGTTGCGGTGGTCGCGGCTGGTTGCGACGGCTCGGGGGTCCTTCCGGGAGCAGGTGACGACGGGAGCGCCGAAACGACGGCAGCGGCCGCGGTCCAGGCGACGGTGCACACCAACATCAAGCCCGGTGCGACCAGGGTCCCTGTCGACAAGATCCTGCGCGTCGCAGCGGTGGACGGCACCCTGAAGACCGTCAAGGTCCGATCGGCCGCCGGCCCGCTCAAGGGCAAGGTCGACGCGGCGAGCGGACGCTGGATCGCCAGCGACCGACTCGAGCCCGGTGTGCGCTACCGCGTGCTCGCGACGGCCACGAACGCCGAAGGCACCGAAGCCACCAGCGACACGGTTTTCACGACCCAGGCGCTCTCGCTGTCGCAGCAGACCTATCCGTCCGTCTCGCCGCTCGACGGCGAGAAGGTCGGCATCGGTATGCCCGTCGTGGTCACCTTCGACCTCCCCGTGATCGACAAGGTCGCGTTCGAGAAGAAGATGAAGGTCACCGCGGTCCCCACCCAGGCCGGTTCGTGGCGCTGGGTCGGCGACAAGGAAGCACACTGGCGCCCGCGCGCCTACTGGAAGGCCGGCTCGAAGGTCGACGTCAACATCGACATCAACAGCGTGCCGGCCGGTGGCGGCGTCTACGGCCAGGAAGACCGCGATCTCTCCTTCACGGTCGGCGACGCTCATGTCTACAAGGTCAACGCGAAGACCCACCAGATGAAGGTCATCTCCAACGGCAAGCTGCTGCGCACCATCCCGATCACGACGGGCAAGGCGGGCTTCATCACCCGGTCGGGCACGAAGGTGATCATGGAGAAGTTCGCCACCCGCCGGATGAACTCCGAGACCGTCGGCATCCCGGCGGGCTCGGCCGAGGCCTACGACCTCGACGACGTGAAGTGGGCGATGCGCCTGACGAACTCCGGTGAGTTCATCCACGCCGCTCCCTGGTCGGTCGGCTCGCAGGGCAACGCCAACGTCTCCCACGGCTGCACCGGCATGAGCACCGCCAACGCTGCCTGGCTCTACGACATGACCCGCCGCGGCGATGTCGTCGAGTACGTCGGCACGAACCGTCCGATGGAGTCCTGGAACGGCTACGGCGACTGGAACATCACGTGGCCCGACTACGCGGCAGGTTCCGCGCTCAACTGA
- a CDS encoding glycosyltransferase, whose protein sequence is MRVLHVTPVRDPEDPLLTGLLEQVRAEQAAADDHDLDWHARIFTRGHLPPALEPLRASQDAAAPRGGSLLRRALDRQAHLTALYGWLVAIQDEYDVVLLRHLQYDTHRPAAARKMHVPLLSVHHTLEVPEIQLSPGLGGRLREVAERTVGVRAIRAGDGIVGVTAEITEYERRRAGVDLPTFVLPNGIDPHTVDLLDDDRNEVPELLFVASTFAPWQGIDLLVDAVQRSTDDFVLHLVGTVPDDALPPGPLDPRVRLHGPRSRAEINQIASAAWVGLSAFALERKQMAEACSLKVREYLASGLPTYAGHRDVFPPSEFFFRKGPVSMDAILSYAYEMRGRSREEVRRASLPSITKATILSTISAQLAQTFQADATQC, encoded by the coding sequence GTGCGAGTCCTCCACGTGACACCGGTGCGCGACCCGGAGGATCCCCTGCTGACCGGTCTCCTGGAGCAGGTCCGCGCCGAACAGGCCGCAGCCGACGACCACGACCTCGACTGGCATGCACGCATCTTCACGCGCGGACACCTCCCGCCCGCACTCGAGCCGCTGCGCGCGAGCCAGGATGCGGCCGCGCCACGCGGCGGCTCCCTCCTGCGTCGGGCCCTGGATCGGCAGGCCCACCTCACCGCTCTCTACGGCTGGCTCGTCGCGATCCAGGACGAGTACGACGTCGTCCTGCTCCGGCACCTGCAGTACGACACCCATCGACCGGCTGCGGCCCGCAAGATGCACGTTCCGCTGCTGTCGGTCCACCACACGCTGGAGGTGCCCGAGATCCAGCTCTCTCCCGGGTTGGGTGGGCGACTGCGCGAGGTCGCCGAACGAACCGTCGGGGTGCGGGCGATCCGTGCGGGCGACGGCATCGTCGGAGTCACCGCGGAGATCACCGAGTACGAACGGCGACGCGCTGGGGTGGACCTGCCGACCTTCGTACTTCCGAACGGCATCGACCCCCACACCGTCGACCTGCTGGACGACGACCGGAACGAGGTGCCAGAACTCCTGTTCGTTGCCAGCACCTTCGCCCCCTGGCAAGGGATCGACCTTCTGGTCGACGCCGTTCAGAGGTCCACCGACGACTTCGTCCTGCACCTGGTCGGCACCGTGCCGGACGACGCGCTGCCCCCGGGCCCGCTGGATCCGCGCGTCCGACTGCACGGCCCCCGCTCGCGAGCCGAGATCAACCAGATCGCCTCCGCAGCCTGGGTCGGCCTCTCCGCCTTCGCCCTCGAACGCAAGCAGATGGCAGAGGCCTGCAGTCTCAAGGTGCGCGAATACCTCGCGTCCGGACTACCGACCTATGCCGGTCATCGCGACGTGTTCCCACCGAGTGAGTTCTTCTTCAGGAAGGGTCCGGTGTCGATGGACGCCATCCTTTCCTACGCCTACGAGATGCGTGGACGGTCCAGGGAAGAGGTCCGGCGAGCGAGCCTGCCCTCCATCACGAAGGCGACGATCCTGTCCACCATCAGCGCTCAACTCGCTCAGACGTTCCAGGCCGACGCGACGCAGTGTTGA
- a CDS encoding oligosaccharide flippase family protein, giving the protein MIRRFLRDGAVYFIPTVLTAGVGFVMLPLYTRLLNPGDFGSLDLLVLFSSIVRLTLPLEVTQAVALFRGDATPADRDVLTASAWRFTCAVYVGFVVVAGLAAVPLSRIVMGRDGLVTEFMVGIVYIALGGLFYFQQSQLRFELRARACALVSVAQTFAQLCGAAILAWGLDLGLLGFIGGMTAGMASGVVMATVLLRTSLRGTFSRAQLRRMLRFSLPLVPSGVAVFVTASIGRYGLNAWQDLDEVGIYALAFRVSGVLLLITGAAQAALTPLVYARHGEAAARTEVATLLRYFATVMASVVVTFALFAPELLDVVGTDAYARSAQLVGVLAPGVVMAQLYVFFPGPFVARRTGLVLAINAFGACVAAGLVVALVPSEGATGAGWAALISSGATLLAYILVSQRLWPAPHAWLGLGVLAIVTVGICVAAQDVREAGPVASLGAIAVVPVIALATRLVRPKELSRSQ; this is encoded by the coding sequence ATGATCCGGCGCTTCCTCCGTGACGGAGCGGTCTACTTCATTCCCACGGTCCTGACCGCTGGCGTCGGGTTCGTCATGCTCCCGCTCTACACCCGCCTCCTGAATCCCGGGGACTTCGGCTCCCTGGACCTGCTGGTCCTCTTCAGCTCCATCGTGCGGCTCACTCTGCCGCTGGAGGTGACCCAGGCTGTCGCCCTGTTCAGGGGCGACGCCACGCCCGCGGACCGCGATGTCCTGACCGCGTCGGCGTGGCGCTTCACCTGTGCCGTCTACGTCGGCTTCGTCGTGGTCGCCGGCCTTGCTGCGGTGCCGCTGAGCCGGATCGTCATGGGCAGGGACGGGCTGGTTACCGAGTTCATGGTCGGGATCGTCTACATCGCGCTGGGAGGGCTCTTCTACTTCCAGCAGAGTCAGCTGCGCTTCGAACTGCGGGCCCGCGCCTGTGCTCTGGTCAGTGTCGCCCAGACCTTCGCGCAACTGTGCGGAGCCGCGATCCTGGCGTGGGGCCTGGACCTGGGGCTCCTGGGTTTCATCGGTGGCATGACCGCTGGCATGGCCTCGGGTGTCGTGATGGCGACGGTCCTGTTGCGCACGAGCCTGAGAGGCACCTTCTCGCGGGCCCAACTCCGCCGGATGCTCCGCTTCTCCCTGCCCCTGGTTCCGTCGGGCGTGGCCGTCTTCGTCACGGCCTCGATCGGACGCTACGGCCTGAACGCATGGCAGGACCTCGACGAGGTGGGCATCTACGCGCTGGCCTTCCGTGTGAGCGGCGTCCTGCTGCTCATCACCGGCGCAGCGCAGGCAGCCTTGACCCCGCTCGTCTATGCCCGGCACGGCGAGGCGGCAGCGCGGACCGAGGTCGCCACGCTGCTGCGCTACTTCGCGACCGTCATGGCGTCGGTGGTGGTGACCTTTGCCTTGTTTGCCCCGGAACTGCTGGACGTCGTGGGCACCGACGCCTACGCCCGGTCAGCCCAGCTGGTGGGGGTGCTCGCTCCCGGTGTCGTGATGGCCCAGCTGTACGTGTTCTTTCCGGGGCCGTTCGTCGCCCGGCGGACCGGTCTGGTCCTGGCCATCAACGCCTTCGGCGCCTGCGTCGCGGCCGGTCTCGTGGTGGCCCTGGTTCCCAGCGAAGGCGCCACCGGTGCAGGGTGGGCGGCCCTGATCTCGAGCGGGGCCACCTTGCTGGCCTACATCCTCGTCAGTCAGCGCCTGTGGCCCGCTCCGCATGCGTGGCTCGGGCTCGGCGTTCTCGCCATCGTGACCGTGGGGATCTGCGTGGCGGCGCAGGATGTTCGGGAGGCGGGCCCCGTGGCGAGCTTGGGGGCGATCGCGGTGGTCCCCGTCATCGCGCTGGCCACCAGGCTGGTGCGACCGAAGGAGCTCAGCCGTTCGCAGTGA
- a CDS encoding glycosyltransferase has product MPDCLVLIPYHEAGEKLLASLDSIVDPGQRLEVLVVDDGSRRLPATASVDGRSWPFPVRIETLPRNVGIAEALNHGLGYAAPYTYVARLDCGDTCLPNRFRLQLDELDQHPDLLLLGGAAEFATPEGRTHLEYFPTTWAGVLRRLRVNSAFLHPSVVFRSAVIDRVGLYPVDRPAAEDYAWFWSIAKVGEARSLRDVVLRYEIDPDAISSLHRRRQIRSRIQVMRDNFDLTPGAVWGLVRSAVLYLSPRRAVVQVRRALAPLLRNDR; this is encoded by the coding sequence GTGCCTGACTGTCTCGTCCTGATTCCGTACCACGAGGCCGGCGAGAAGTTGCTGGCGTCCCTCGATTCCATCGTCGACCCGGGCCAGCGGCTCGAGGTGCTGGTGGTGGACGACGGCAGCAGGCGTTTGCCCGCGACGGCATCCGTCGACGGGCGCTCCTGGCCCTTCCCCGTGCGGATCGAGACGCTGCCCCGCAACGTCGGCATCGCCGAGGCCCTGAACCACGGACTGGGGTACGCCGCGCCGTACACCTATGTCGCTCGCCTTGACTGCGGCGACACCTGCCTGCCGAATCGGTTTCGCCTCCAGCTCGACGAACTGGACCAACACCCGGACCTGTTGTTGCTGGGGGGAGCAGCCGAGTTCGCGACGCCGGAAGGGCGGACCCACCTCGAGTACTTTCCGACCACCTGGGCGGGCGTGTTGCGCCGACTCCGGGTCAACTCGGCGTTCCTCCATCCGTCCGTCGTCTTCCGGTCCGCGGTGATCGATCGCGTCGGGCTGTACCCCGTGGACCGGCCCGCGGCCGAGGACTACGCCTGGTTCTGGTCGATCGCGAAGGTGGGGGAGGCACGGAGCCTTCGCGACGTGGTCCTGCGCTACGAGATCGACCCGGATGCCATCTCGTCCCTGCATCGCCGGCGCCAGATCCGGAGCCGGATCCAGGTGATGCGGGACAACTTCGACCTCACTCCCGGCGCAGTGTGGGGACTGGTTCGCTCAGCCGTGCTCTACCTGTCCCCGCGTCGCGCCGTCGTCCAGGTACGACGCGCGCTGGCTCCGTTGCTGCGGAATGATCGATGA
- a CDS encoding sulfurtransferase TusA family protein, whose protein sequence is MLELDCRDFPCPRPIIELAKALPSVAVGDLLAVVARDPAARYDVPAWCRMRGQEYVGEDLADDNLPRYTVRRLR, encoded by the coding sequence GTGCTGGAACTCGACTGCCGGGACTTCCCGTGCCCCCGCCCGATCATCGAACTGGCCAAGGCGTTGCCCTCTGTCGCCGTCGGCGACCTGCTGGCCGTCGTCGCGCGCGACCCGGCCGCCCGTTACGACGTACCGGCGTGGTGCCGGATGCGGGGTCAGGAGTACGTCGGCGAGGACCTCGCCGACGACAACCTGCCCCGCTACACCGTGCGCCGGCTCAGATGA